A stretch of the Argentina anserina chromosome 6, drPotAnse1.1, whole genome shotgun sequence genome encodes the following:
- the LOC126798500 gene encoding uncharacterized protein LOC126798500: protein MTSGSEAKAGKGFRGKMEHYLYSGDKKHVFAGIVLISAVFAVPWYFMTRGAKHQSHQDYLEKADKARSQRLSSGGASSAK from the exons atgacTAGCGGCAGCGAGGCCAAAGCTGGAAAGGGATTTAGGGGGAAGATGGAGCACTACTTGTACAGCGGTGATAAGAAGCACGTCTTCGCCGGCATCGTTCTCATCAGCGCCGTCTTCGCCGTTCCTTGGTACTTCATGACTCGAG GGGCAAAGCATCAATCTCACCAAGATTACTTGGAAAAGGCTGATAAAGCAAGGAGCCAACGACTGTCTTCGGGTGGTGCATCTTCTGCTAAATGA
- the LOC126798490 gene encoding magnesium transporter MRS2-1, which produces MDDLKERLLPPKVPKPASAINLRESTYRSPAFGRQPFHGVDVLGLKKRGQGLRSWIRVDTSGNSQIIEVDKFTMMRRCDLPARDLRLLDPLFVYPSTILGREKAIVVNLEQIRCIITADEVLLLNSLDNYVLQYVVELQKRLTTSGVGDVWQSDGSDMSRRRGGRNFDNVFGSTSPDYLPFEFRALEVALEAACTFLDSQAAELEIEAYPLLDELTSKISTLNLERARRLKSRLLALTRRVQKVRDEIEQLMDDDGDMAEMYLTEKKSRMEASFYGDQSVMGYRSNDGASLSAPVSPVSSPPDGRKLEKSLSIARSRHESMRSSESATESIEELEMLLEAYFVVIDSTLNKLTSLKEYIDDTEDFINIQLDNVRNQLIQFELLLTTGTFVVAIFGVVAGIFGMNFEIPLFDDPAAFKWVLVITGVTGICIFSAFVWFFKNRRLMPL; this is translated from the exons ATGGACGACCTCAAGGAGCGTCTGCTTCCGCCCAAAGTGCCGAAACCTGCATCAGCTATAAATCTTAGGGAATCAACTTACAGGTCACCGGCATTTGGAAGGCAACCTTTTCATGGAGTTGATGTTTTGGGGCTGAAGAAGCGAGGCCAGGGGCTTCGGTCTTGGATCCGTGTTGATACGTCCGGGAATTCTCAGATTATTGAGGTTGACAAGTTCACCATGATGCGGCGTTGTGATCTACCTGCCCGTGATTTGCGCCTGCTTGATCCGCTATTTGTGTACCCCTCAACCATCCTTGGCAGAGAGAAGGCCATTGTAGTGAATCTAGAGCAGATACGTTGTATTATCACGGCCGATGAGGTTCTGCTTTTGAATTCCCTTGATAACTACGTATTGCAGTATGTGGTGGAGCTACAGAAAAGATTGACAACAAGTGGTGTAGGTGATGTTTGGCAGTCTGATGGTTCTGACATGAGCAGGAGGAGGGGAGGTAGAAATTTTGATAATGTGTTTGGGAGCACATCTCCTGACTATCTGCCCTTTGAATTTAGGGCTTTAGAAGTTGCTCTGGAGGCTGCTTGTACATTCCTTGATTCTCAG GCAGCTGAACTGGAAATTGAAGCATATCCCTTACTTGATGAGCTTACTTCGAAGATCAGTACACTGAACTTGGAACGTGCCCGACGATTGAAAAGCAGACTTCTTGCCTTGACTCGAAGAGTTCAGAAG GTTCGGGATGAAATAGAGCAGCTCATGGATGATGATGGAGATATGGCTGAGATGTATCTAACGGAGAAGAAAAGTCGTATGGAGGCATCATTTTATGGTGATCAATCTGTGATGGGCTATCGATCGAATGATGGTGCATCTCTTTCTGCTCCTGTTTCCCCCGTATCTTCACCTCCCGATGGTCGAAAACTTGAGAAAAGCTTGAGTATTGCAAGGAGTCGACATGAAAGCATGAGAAGTTCAGAAAGTGCTACAGAGAGTATAGAAGAGCTTGAAATGCTACTGGAAGCATACTTTGTTGTCATTGATAGCACCCTGAATAAGCTGACTTCG tTGAAAGAATACATTGATGACACTGAAGATTTCATCAACATTCAGCTG GATAATGTCCGTAATCAGCTGATTCAATTTGAGCTTCTACTAACGACTGGAACTTTTGTGGTTGCAATATTTGGAGTTGTAGCAGGAATCTTTGGCATGAACTTCGAAATCCCATTGTTTGATGACCCTGCAGCGTTTAAGTGGGTACTTGTAATCACAGGAGTAACTGGCATTTGCATATTTTCTGCATTTGTGTGGTTCTTCAAGAATAGAAGACTCATGCCACTGTAG
- the LOC126798494 gene encoding uncharacterized protein LOC126798494 → MENQVGECSANGTEEATDHVNLGSDSEDVHIAEDTEKTAGDTNMARRPVVLYGEPEVGMTFDTDDDAYHFYSSYARSVGFKVRKLRQNQNKHGEIRKREFCCSCEGFYCKKRSPQKKREERRFGCKAMLEIRLNQSKKYVVTKFEAEHTHSLAPASSSHVLYNRDSSPMAQFGELCQIAHRITSEGAKTRHSYTFVKAKLLKLEEKLKSFQHTGQDHTKRNGDLGSGNHSNEDGVHIKLQDPETEKSKGRGKGKMKNALGSKDSKNQVSSERKDSREPNTHLDKMSDPSVVPENVQGSIGVGKEKELSRSSLCLGGQFPGGFPTASGGQAMPYHLPGHRFILPMISNRSFMYSQEIQSSLPRPQGPARLPSSSNPSTS, encoded by the exons ATGGAAAATCAAGTGGGTGAATGTAGTGCGAATGGCACTGAAGAAGCTACTGATCATGTCAACTTAGGCTCTGACTCTGAGGATGTTCATATTGCGGAGGATACTGAGAAAACTGCAGGAGACACCAACATGGCCAGAAGACCGGTGGTATTATATGGGGAGCCTGAAGTAGGCATGACTTTTGATACTGATGatgatgcatatcatttttacAGCTCATATGCTAGGAGTGTTGGGTTTAAAGTAAGGAAGCTTAGACAAAATCAGAACAAACATGGTGAAATTCGTAAAAGAGAGTTTTGTTGCTCTTGCGAAGGTTTCTACTGTAAAAAGAGAAGTCcacagaaaaagagagaagagagaagattTGGATGCAAGGCAATGCTTGAGATCAGACTTAACCAGAGTAAAAAGTATGTTGTTACTAAATTTGAAGCTGAACACACTCATTCTCTTGCTCCTGCATCAAGTTCGCATGTTTTGTATAATCGGGACTCGTCTCCCATGGCTCAGTTTGGTGAATTATGTCAAATAGCACATAGAATCACATCAGAGGGTGCAAAGACCAGGCATTCATACACTTTTGTCAAAGCCAAATTGTTGAAGTTGGAGGAAAAATTAAAGAGTTTTCAACATACTGGACAAGACCATACTAAACGAAATGGTGATTTAGGTTCTGGTAATCATTCAAATGAAGATGGTGTGCATATTAAGTTGCAGGACCCAGAAACTGAGAAGTCTAAAGGGCGGGGGAAAGGTAAGATGAAGAATGCTCTAGGGTCTAAGGATTCGAAAAACCAAGTTTCATCTGAAAGGAAAG ATTCTAGGGAACCTAATACGCATCTTGATAAGATGAGTGACCCATCAGTTGTGCCTGAAAATGTTCAG GGATCAATTGGAGTAGGAAAAGAGAAGGAGTTGAGTAGATCATCCTTATGTCTGGGCGGACAGTTTCCTGGTGGGTTTCCAACCGCTTCTGGTGGACAAGCCATGCCTTATCACCTACCTGGCCACCGGTTTATACTTCCGATGATATCCAATCGCTCATTTATGTATTCACAG GAAATTCAATCAAGTTTACCAAGACCCCAAGGACCAGCTCGTCTACCGAGTTCCTCAAATCCATCAACATCTTAG
- the LOC126798496 gene encoding chaperone protein dnaJ 8, chloroplastic: MAAAAAGVVGGNGSSWINSFKNKSSRNKKTVNRAMVSCVSSNVMDPYQTLRIRPGASESEVRKAFRQLALQYHPDVCRGNNCGVQFHEINEAYDTVMSNLREETTPLQMYETYEEGEDDSMRGMNDPDYDMWEEWMGWEGAGIRDYTSHINPYI; encoded by the exons atggctgctgctgctgctggtgTTGTTGGGGGAAATGGGTCTTCTTGGATCAACTCGTTTAAGAATAAATCTTCGAGGAACAAGAAGACTGTGAACAGGGCTATGGTGTCTTGTGTTTCTTCTAATGTGATGGATCCGTATCAGACTTTGAGGATCCGACCCGGTGCCTCTGAATCTGAGGTCCGGAAGGCTTTCAGACAGCTTGCCTTGCAG TATCATCCAGATGTATGTAGAGGAAACAATTGTGGTGTTCAGTTTCACGAAATCAATGAGGCTTATGAT ACTGTTATGAGCAACTTGAGAGAAGAAACGACTCCATTACAAATGTATGAGACGTATGAGGAAGGAGAGGATGATTCGATGCGAGGAATGAATGATCCAGATTACGATATGTGGGAGGAATGGATGGGATGGGAAGGAGCTGGTATTAGGGACTACACTTCTCATATCAATCCTTACATTTAA